Genomic segment of Aquarana catesbeiana isolate 2022-GZ linkage group LG02, ASM4218655v1, whole genome shotgun sequence:
tccaaaaccaaaaaaaaaaaaaagttttgcctttagttatactttggcAGAAACTATGTGAATAAAGCAGCGCTGGTGACAATAAACCAAAATAGTAAATAAGTTACCGCTGCTGTAGGGAAGTACTAGTACTTGAAAATTATGaaacaaacacatacagcgctggtAAGAATGTGCTATACCATGAATGTCCTAAATAAAAAGTGCTCTATTCAATAATAATAAGCTTAAATCAATAAATGACATAGGTGGTGAATACACCGAGTGCAATATACAAATCAACTATTAGTTCTCCATGAACCTCATGCATAAAGTGCAAATTCCAATGAGTCCGCAATCAGTATTATCCAATTGCTattgaaataataaatatatattatgtgCTGACAAAGTAAATATAGTGCTGATAAATCATCCTGAATAAATACCAGCTGGGCTACTAGACAGTCTCACTAGAAGCAGACAGCATATCTTCAGCATGCGCTGTCAATCAATCCCCATAGATGTTATACAGTGATGCCTCTAATAGGAGCCGATATAAAAATTCCTGCAGATAGATCATGTGAAATATTGTAAAACTGGGAACCCACTTGCGCATCACAGCGTTACTCACATACTCCCCAGTTGCAATCAGGCATATCAGAATACTTCCTCGATCGCCGCttacagcgtgcgttccacggaaacAGGAAATGacaccctgggggaggggcgaaacgcgtcgacgaaaCATCCGGCTCATGTCCAACCAGTGACTCATTTCCTGTTTCCGTGGAACGCACGCGATCGAGGAAGTATTCtgatatgcctgattgcaaccAGGGAGTATGTGAGTAGCACTGTGATGCGCAAGTGGGTTCCCAGTTTCACAATATTTCACCatattacctttccttttttttggggtCAACATCCGCAAGTACATGATCTATCTGCAAGAATTTTTATATCGGCTCCTATTAGAGGCATCACTGTATAACATCTATGGGGATTGATTGACAGCGCATGCTGAAGATATGCTGTCTGCTTCTAGTGAGACTGTCTAGTAGCCCAGCTGGTATTTATTCAGGATGATTTATCAGCACTATATTTACTTTGTCAGcacataatatatatttattatttcactAGCAATTGGATAATACTGATTGCGGACTCATTGGAATTTGCACTTTATGCATGAGGTTTATGGAGAACTAATAGTTGATTTGTATATTGCACTCGGTGTATTCACCACCTATGTCATTTATTGATTTAAGCACTTTTTATTTAGGACATTCATGGTATAGCACATTCTTaccagcgctgtatgtgtttgtttCATAATTTTCAAATACTAGTACTTCCCTACAGCAGCGGTAACTTATTTACTAGTTTGTTTCataatttagttatactttaaccacttctcgcccggcctatagcagaatgatgggcgggcggtggttgcgttatcctgaccaggtctggtgcaaggatttttgacaccctaggtgaaatcgcattttgccgccccccagggctggactgggacaaaaatttggtccTGAACTTCACCCagagcggcccactttaattttgcaaacatgcacaaaaacagtatataaaactatacgtagttgcgcaatatggatacttattgagtttgggatggatctgagggaGGCGGTGCGGCCATTGTATGGGCCATCAGAGCGACCCGGGGGAAAATTGACACCTTGCCCCTTAGTAGGGTGACCACATATCCAGACTGCCATTCAggaacaattttgccaaggaccaggggggaaggtagtctcagggttgacggggaattcagcggtgggaatgatttgtcgggtgaatggctggtgctagcagtgaaaacatcctgacaccatgcttaatatggtgccaggatgatcaaatcacattatttctattactacattgtaatacataatgaaataattcaactcaccagaatgcaggATCAGTCGGAACCATTGCTTGTTACCAGAtgaagcatgtcatttgccaccgccacctgccaccagatgcagcgtgtcactttccaccattgcctgccaccagatgctgcatattacttgccaccacatgcagtgtgtcacatgccacgtcgtctgctgccagagagagggcatggagagagggagcagagagaaagagaaagagagagaggagggggccgagagagagaagggggggcaggGATAGAGAAGGGGGACacagggagagagagtgggggggacaaggagagagagaaagggggagagagagcgagagaaagtgGAAGgggcagagtgagagagagagagagagagagagagagagagagagagagaaagtggagggggcagagagggggtaagggagacaggcagaaagagaggggggcagagagagaggggggggagagagagggggggacagggagagagagggggggcagggagagaggggggggacagggagagagagagggggagggggacaggcagagagagagggggacatgggagagagagagagagagggggagagagagagagagagagaggggggcagggagagagggggcaggcagagagagagggggacatgggagagagagagagagggggggcagggagagggtgagggagagagagagaggggggcagggagagtgagtgagggggaacagggagagagagagagagagagagagagagagagggggggggaacagggagagagagaaggggggacagggagagagagagaggggggacagggagagagagagagagaggggggacagggagagagagagagagaacggggaCAGGgagaaagggggatggggagagagagagggaggggaacggggagagagagagagagggggacagggagagagagagagggggacagggagagagaggggggacatggagagagagagataggggggcagggagagagagagggaggggggacagggagagggagggagggagacagagagagagagggggaacagggagagagagagagagagagggggacagggagagagaaagaggagggggacagggagagagagaggggggacagggagagagagagagagaaagagagagagagagagaggggggggcagggagggagagagagagagagggggggacagggaaagagagagagagggggggacagggagagagagaggggggaacagggagagagagaggggggacagggagagagagagggggaggacagggagagagagagtgggggacggggagagagagagtgggggacggggagagagagagaggggggacagggagagagagggaggggggacagggagagagagggagggggggacagggagagagagagataggggggcagggagagagagggaggggggacagggagagagagggagggagacagagagagagggggaacagggagagagagggagggagacagagagaggggggggaacagggagagagagagagagagagagggggacagggagagagaaagaggagggggacagggagagaaagagggggggacagggagagagagagagagagagagaggggggggcagggagagagagagagaggggggacagagagagagggggggggaacagggagagagagagagaggggggacagggagagagagagaggggggacattgagggagagagagggggacagggggagagagagggggaggacagggagagagagagtgggggacggggagagagagagagagggggacggggagaaagagagagagggggggacagagagagagaggggggacagggagagagagggaggggggacagggagagagagagataggggggcagggagagagagagagggaggggggacagggagagagagggagggagacagagagagagagggggaacagggagagagagagagggggacagggagagagaaagaggagggggacagggagagagagagggggggcagggagagagagagagaggggggcagggagagagagggagggggacagagagagagagtgggaacagggagagagagagggggacagggagagagagaggggggggacaggaagtgagagaagggaggggacagagagagtgGTCCGGGTCTGGTTAGTGACAGTGCTCAGCTCACACACTTGAATGGTGCAGGaggggctttaatgtggctgtcgaCTACTTGCTTAATCTTCCCGCTCCTCTTGCTCTTCATCGATGTAAcgcacaggcagggagagaggggcgggaagcGGTGTGTCACAAGCTGGCTCATTTACAGCTGAACcccctcttctagggcagctgtACCGAGCCGCTGCCCACACACTGGCACCAGGGATGTTCCGGAGGATGCAGCGGCCGTCGGAGGACTTCTGTCCCCGCCCACCAGCGTGACCTTTCAGACGCCTATTGTAGCAGCAGAGCCCTCGGCTCTGTGCAACAGGTGGTGGGCGGGCTGGAAACAGAAGCAGCGATACACTGAAGCACCATCCCGACCCAGTCCACTCCTGAATTGccgccatggtagggccggccctaggcagtgcagcagtgctcaaaataatggctgcgcGGGCCGCGCATtccattattttgacaggctgtcactgatacTGGCCCACTatgccatcggcccaccgggaaactcccggtagtcccgatggccagtacaggcctgccgccccccttggctccaccccagACTCCACCTCCTTTCTCCTGCCCATGTATAACcccctttttaatgaagtgcccatcaaatgcagcctcaccagcacccatcaaatgcagcctaccagtgcccatcaaatgcagcctcaccagtgccaagaaAAGGATGCCTACCAGCACCCAttaattaatgtttgcttgcttccattcattcagaggGAGGTCTGCGCTgctaatcagcgcattgattatcagctcagcccccatcagagATGCCCATcacatctgccaatcactgcccatcagctgccagtcagtgcccccaaaagtgccagtcagtgcccaaagtgccaattagtgcccattaaagtgcaaatcagtgcccttcacagatgccaatcagtgcccatcagtaaaggctgtcagcacctcatcatcagtgctgcccatcagtgccgcctgtcagtgcccatcagtgccgcctgtcagtgcccatcagtgctgcatatcagtgccgcctatcggtgcccatcagtgctgcatatcagtgccacctatcggtgcccataagtgctgcatattagtgccaactcatcagtacccatgagtgcctcctcatcattgcccatcagtgcagcctcatcagtgcccgtcagtgaaggagaaaacaaaattttataacagaaacaaaaaaaacttttttttttcaaacattttgtttttttcagttttagcaaaaaataaagtccagtggtgatcaaatatcaccaaaagaaagctctttttgtgggaagaaaatgatagaaaaaaaatttgagtacagtgttgcatgaccgcgcaattgtcattcaaagtgtgacagctctgaaagctgaaaagtaACCTTTAAAGCAAGCAATATTCCATTTATTAGGGAGAACAACGTTTTTGTTTTATCttagcctcatgcacacggacgtttttacagctgctttttttgagcttttttttcagcttaaaaaggcctgtctatgttagtctatggcttcatgcccacctaggcgtttttgagctgcaaatggcataggcgtttttaagctgtaaaaaaaaacccaggaccagtgggttctgagagacgtttttcagctgtaaaaacgctctaacgctgataaacgctcaaaaacgctcaaaaacgtcattcaccaacgttttttaacgtttttgatccattgaaaaaaaaatttttgaaaaaaaaaagcgctaaaaacgctaaaaaaggctaaaaaacgctaacacggaaaaacgctcaaaaacgctaaaaaatgcaattgcaaaaacgttgaaaaaagttaaaaaaaatcactgcaaagatactggagttttcataacattattttaacagcctgtgtgcatgatgCCTAACCCACACTCAATTAAGCCCGGTGGGCAGTCACACAGTCTGATCAGAATACATTCAATGGTACACAAACCTGTTGTCAATGAGGTGAAATAGAGAGTTGATATGTCATTTCCACTTCCAGTCTGCAATATACAAGTGATGGGAACGTTGTAAAATTCTGCAGTAACTTTGCATAAATGAAGGACTAAGCTTATGTAAGTGAAATTTCCTTTTTTGGTTACACTGTGGAGTGAAATATAAgagaattataataataaatagcaCTTTAGATGGGTAATTTTACAAGGCTTACATGGTTAATTCTAATGTATTTAtatcttgttttatttatttccaAGATGCTTCTTTAGTATAGCAAAAATTATTAAAACTGCTaaaatattattgttattagttttaatattttttctatCAATATTAatactattattttttatatatcacaAAAATCTTAGATTCCATTCACACTGAAACTGAGCATTTTcggtcatttttcagcttttttttttttggtgtttgtacaGGAGGTTTTTCTTATTTTGGTATGTGTTTCAGACTTTTctagcatttttcttttttctttttacccaaTGGAAAGCCGGTTACTATGCAAAGAAAACGTGTGAAAAATGCACAATTTTCGTGTGTTTTTCAGGTGCTCCCTTTAAAGTCTATTGAAGCCAAAATGCTCTCCCCTAAAAATGCTTAGATGCCAAAGCAAAGTTAGAACTCCTTATTAGCATAAATGTTCCAAGTCAGTGGCTCTGAAAGTATTGAAATCATGAGATTAGCATCATTTGATCGATTGGCATTTTCATAAGAGGCATCTATGGGACTGTTAGGAGTGTCAGTTGCATGGTCCTACCTCCACCACCCCTGTCCAGCCAGCCACTCTCAATGGTGTTTGTGTCCTTAATGACTTTTTTAATTTATGGAAACCTGAGTGAAGTTCCTATTCAAAGTGGCCTTCTACAACACAGAGATGAAAGGATTTTTTCTCAGCGCAGAAAGCAGGGAGCAGGGATCTTGCATCACACACGctgcagagctagagcacagagctgagtgtaatctgagagctGGCTGGAGAAAAGTGACACACAGGCTCAGAGAAACATAGAGCTGAGGGTATGAGTCATCTGCTGCGTGCTGGACGGTGGGGAAGGCCATCTTCCAGGAGGGTGAGGTGTCGGTTTAATCCATTAGGAGTGAGTCAtgcagacagcagagagaggagaaatcAGAGAGGGACCAGACTCAGTGCTTTGGATTCAGGTTGGTACACGTTATAGTGTATAgtgctttgtttatttttcatgtctgaggtttacaaccactttaaaagaacaGTGGCTGCTATAGGTTGAAGAAACACATAATAGCTATAGTTCCTGGCATAGGCATTGGGCTGTACAATACAGGAATAGTCTACATATTTCTCTTTGTATAGGTTTTACCTTTAAGGTAGAAAATCTAAAATCAATATAATATGCTGTATGTGTGCATTATCATTTCAAAAGCAGAATAGGTATTATGACCGTATTATACTGCACAGATGTGCACAAAGCCAAGCCTTTTGCTGAACAGAGTTGTTTTTAAGGGACATAGACATACCAGTCTGTCATACTAGCTCTAAACCTTTTGTCTCGCCCATATAGACAGGATATGTCACATAAGATATACTGGCCAAGGCagcagaaatataaaaataaactgtAGTAAGCAGCATTCAATGTATGCTTCCTTCTCCTTTAGGCCAACTGTCTcatcccttcccccttcctctaTAATTACAGGCTAGGCTTAGTACCACACTAATATGATCAGATGTTATAGCCAAACAAGGAAGGCTGGGGAGTTTGAAAGAGGCACTATTCCCACCCTACGCCTTTATACCTAGTACCAAAAAGGCTAATTGACAGAAGTACTTACATAGGGCCGCTTACTTTAgctttttgataatattctgagAAATTTCCATTAATAATCCAGTAAATTGTTGTAAGTTCTCCAGCAATCATATCTCCAAGATCAGCAGAACAATTGACATCAATGTCTGAACCttaacatgttttaaaaaaatgaaaattatagcATGAATCCGATTTTATACCATGGGAAATATCTTCATTAAAATACTCACTATTATTTTGAAGGAGCAAGAGCAAAACTCTAGACACTCTATCTGAACTGTACATGTCCTGCTGTGTAGTATGGTGAACAACAGCAGCACAACCCATAGTGCAATTTAGTTCTGACTTTACTGCCTTTATTTCGTCAAATAGCAGGACATGAAGtgcataattaaataaaaaaacatcagcTTATGCATGTCGGCAACCTGGCCGAAATTATAGCCATATCGTATCTAATCAAATCCTACAGCTTTAAGTTGTGAAAGAGAATTCCATTAGGTATAAACTATAGTTAGGTATTGGATTTACACATATAGTCATGCCAATGTCTTTTTATAGTATATATTGGATTACCTTGAAAAGAGAGAGAAACTTAGAGAATTGAGAGAGAAACTTAGGGAAGCACGTTATAATTTGTAGTGTTTGATATTTCTAATGTatcaattgttttttattaaattttataatACATACAAAATCTTCCATATCATGCcaaatacataaatacaaaaaattcagaaaaaaatacatacagatataacaaatacaaaacaaaaacaaagaaaatggaTCTATCCTTTAACATCACCTCTTAAATGGC
This window contains:
- the LOC141127896 gene encoding interleukin-1 receptor-like 1 isoform X2, which codes for MDMKCIFCIFFTWLILNIGESASTNMFPMITEPKKNITLPVLLGSDIDVNCSADLGDMIAGELTTIYWIINGNFSEYYQKAKVSGPIVTKKGNFTYISLVLHLCKVTAEFYNVPITCILQTGSGNDISTLYFTSLTTEPWAIIIPVILIVLCLLAVFACMYYRTVKNAAH
- the LOC141127896 gene encoding uncharacterized protein isoform X4, which produces MRLGIFSFQDFSQRLKTQHGYEVYILHFFHLAYSKYWGICQYKHVSHDYGAKEKYNASSATRLDLTLGVFARGSDIDVNCSADLGDMIAGELTTIYWIINGNFSEYYQKAKCNQKRKFHLHKLSPSFMQSYCRILQRSHHLYIADWKWK